The Vicia villosa cultivar HV-30 ecotype Madison, WI linkage group LG1, Vvil1.0, whole genome shotgun sequence genome includes a region encoding these proteins:
- the LOC131643805 gene encoding glucosamine inositolphosphorylceramide transferase 1, which produces MGSGHITGSVGGGSNSSGGNNSGGSCCDMSMKCWCRWRLENQHYYNRFFSSGFVFFFGCFVLFGSIASFYGWLAFSPSVHTALSPFGCQDDNEGSWAIGIFYGDSPFSLKPIEFANISKDESAAWPVANPVVTCASVSDAGVPSNFVADPFLFIQGDALYLFYESKNAVTMQGDIGVSKSTDKGATWQQLGIALNEDWHLSYPYVFRHDGQIYMMPEGSQRGDLRLYKAVNFPLQWKLEKVLIKKPLIDSFIIDHDGKYWLFGSDHSGFGTKRNGQLEIWHSNSPLGPWKPHKKNPIYNINKSLGARNGGRPFKYEGNLYRMGQDCGDTYGRRVRAFQIETLTTEEYKEIEVPLGFVESNKSRNAWNGARYHHLDAQRLPSGGWIGVMDGDRVPSGDSVRRLMVGCTSVAVAAILIVLLGVLLGFVNCIVPLHLFIHNSGKKNPTLLSWERPNAFSSKVRRFCSRVNRAPTFLRGKIKHNACARRVILTIIFVVGVGLMCIGFKNIYGGNGSEEPYPLKGQYSQFTLLTMTYDARLWNLKMYVKHYSRCSSVSEIVVVWNKGIPPEVSDVDSAVPVRIRIEEKNSLNNRFKEDPLIKTRAVLELDDDIMMTCDDVERGFNVWRQHPDRIVGFYPRLIAGSPLKYRGEKYARRHKGYNMILTGAAFIDSKLAFKRYWGEEAKQGRETVDKLFNCEDVLLNYLYANASSSSRTVDYVKPAWAIDTSKFSGAAISRNTKVHYGLRSNCLMKFSEMYGSIADRKWGFDSRKDGWDV; this is translated from the exons ATGGGTTCCGGCCATATTACCGGTAGCGTCGGCGGTGGCTCTAATAGTAGTGGTGGTAATAATAGCGGTGGTAGTTGTTGTGACATGAGTATGAAGTGTTGGTGTAGGTGGAGATTGGAGAATCAGCACTACTATAACCGGTTTTTCTCCTCTGGTTTTGTGTTCTTTTTtgggtgttttgttttgtttggatcGATTGCTAGCTTTTATGGGTGGCTTGCGTTTTCTCCGTCTGTTCATACTGCGCTTTCCCCTTTTGGGTGTCAGGATGACAATGAGGGTTCTTGGGCTATTGGGATTTTCTATGGTGATTCTCCCTTTTCTTTGAAACCTATAGAATTT GCGAATATTTCGAAGGATGAAAGCGCTGCTTGGCCGGTTGCTAATCCTGTAGTGACTTGTGCTTCTGTTTCTGATGCTGGAGTTCCGAGTAATTTTGTTGCTGACCCTTTTCTTTTTATTCAG GGAGATGCTTTATACCTGTTCTACGAGTCAAAGAATGCAGTCACCATGCAAGGTGATATTGGAGTTTCAAAAAGTACTGATAAGGGAGCAACATGGCAACAACTGGGAATTGCCTTGAATGAAGATTGGCATCTTTCTTATCCTTATGTGTTTCGGCACGATGGCCAG ATATACATGATGCCGGAGGGGAGTCAAAGAGGAGATCTCCGTCTCTACAAAGCTGTTAACTTTCCTTTGCAGTGGAAATTGGAAAAAGTCCTTATAAAAAAGCCGCTTATTGATTCCTTTATCATTGACCATGATGGAAAATATTGGCTTTTTGGCTCGGATCATAGTGGTTTTGGCACCAAGAGAAATGGGCAGTTAGAGATTTGGCATAGTAATTCACCTCTCGGTCCTTGGAAACCTCACAAGAAAAATCCTATTTATAACATTAACAAGAGCTTGGGAGCTCGCAATGGAGGCAGGCCATTTAAATATGAAGGAAATCTTTATCGTATGGGTCAGGACTGTGGCGATACATATGGGAGACGGGTTCGTGCTTTTCAAATAGAAACCCTTACTACTGAAGAATACAAAGAAATTGAAGTACCTTTGGGCTTTGTTGAATCAAACAAGAGTCGAAATGCTTGGAATGGTGCTAGATACCATCACTTAGATGCCCAACGTCTTCCGTCTGGTGGTTGGATTGGTGTTATGGATGGGGATCGTGTTCCTTCTGGAGATTCAGTCCGACGGCTCATGGTTGGTTGTACTTCTGTTGCAGTCGCTGCTATACTCATTGTGCTATTAGGTGTGTTACTCGGGTTTGTGAATTGTATTGTCCCTCTCCATTTGTTCATTCATAACTCAGGGAAGAAGAATCCAACCCTATTGTCTTGGGAAAGGCCAAACGCATTCTCTTCAAAAGTAAGACGGTTCTGTAGCCGCGTGAACCGAGCCCCAACGTTTCTCCGTGGTAAGATAAAGCATAATGCCTGTGCCAGGAGGGTTATTCTTACTATAATTTTTGTAGTTGGGGTTGGATTGATGTGCATAGGATTCAAAAATATTTATGGCGGTAACGGTTCAGAAGAACCTTATCCGTTGAAAGGTCAGTACTCGCAGTTCACATTATTAACAATGACCTACGATGCTCGTCTCTGGAACTTGAAGATGTATGTGAAACATTACTCAAGATGCTCTTCCGTGTCCGAAATAGTTGTAGTATGGAATAAGGGAATCCCTCCAGAAGTGAGTGATGTAGATTCAGCGGTACCAGTCAGGATTAGGATAGAGGAGAAAAACTCTCTAAATAATCGATTCAAGGAAGACCCGTTGATAAAAACTCGAGCAGTCCTCGAGCTCGATGACGACATTATGATGACATGTGATGATGTCGAGCGAGGCTTTAATGTCTGGCGTCAACATCCTGACCGGATCGTCGGATTCTATCCTCGGCTCATTGCCGGGAGTCCATTAAAGTACAGAGGAGAAAAATACGCGCGGAGGCATAAAGGCTACAACATGATTCTCACCGGTGCAGCTTTCATCGACTCAAAACTAGCTTTCAAGAGGTACTGGGGCGAGGAAGCCAAACAAGGGAGAGAAACTGTGGACAAGTTATTTAACTGTGAAGATGTACTGTTGAATTACTTGTATGCGAACGCAAGTTCATCGTCAAGAACAGTTGATTATGTGAAACCAGCTTGGGCAATTGACACTTCAAAGTTTTCTGGTGCAGCGATTAGTCGCAACACGAAGGTGCATTACGGATTGAGAAGCAACTGTCTGATGAAATTTTCGGAAATGTATGGAAGTATAGCGGATCGAAAATGGGGATTTGACAGTAGAAAAGATGGTTGGGATGTATAG